In Solanum pennellii chromosome 3, SPENNV200, a single window of DNA contains:
- the LOC107012142 gene encoding pyridoxal 5'-phosphate synthase-like subunit PDX1.2, translated as MEEDGAVTVYSGSAITDTKKNSFSIKVGIAQMLRGGAIAEVTTVNQAKIAESAGVCCLVVSEPKGPGISRMPDPSLIKEIKQAVALPVMAKARVGHFVEAQILEAIGVDYIDESEILALADEDHFVNKHNFRAPFVCGCRDLGEALRRVREGAAMVRTQGDLSGTGSIVDTVHNVRKVMGDIRILSNMDDDEVFTFSKKIGAPYDIVAQTKQMGRLPVVHFAAGGIVTPADAALMMQLGCDGVFVGSDIFNCSDPYKKVRAIVQAVRNYNDPHILAAASSGLEEAMGGLNLNENRVERFVSDENY; from the coding sequence ATGGAAGAAGACGGTGCCGTTACAGTGTACAGTGGCAGCGCCATAACTGATACCAAGAAGAATTCGTTTTCGATCAAAGTTGGAATTGCTCAAATGCTTAGAGGAGGAGCGATTGCGGAAGTCACCACCGTCAACCAAGCGAAGATTGCCGAGTCGGCCGGAGTTTGTTGTCTTGTAGTTTCGGAGCCTAAAGGACCCGGAATCTCGCGTATGCCCGACCCGTCTCTAATCAAGGAGATCAAGCAGGCAGTTGCGCTTCCTGTAATGGCGAAAGCCCGTGTCGGTCATTTTGTTGAAGCCCAGATCCTTGAAGCTATTGGAGTTGATTATATAGATGAGAGCGAGATTTTAGCCCTTGCCGACGAAGATCATTTCGTCAACAAACACAATTTCAGGGCACCTTTTGTCTGTGGATGTCGAGATCTTGGAGAAGCGTTAAGGAGAGTCAGAGAAGGCGCTGCCATGGTTAGGACCCAAGGGGATCTATCGGGTACGGGCAGTATTGTTGATACAGTCCACAATGTGAGGAAAGTGATGGGAGATATTAGAATTCTATCAAACATGGATGATGATGAGGTCTTCACTTTCTCTAAGAAGATCGGTGCCCCTTATGATATTGTTGCGCAGACGAAGCAGATGGGTAGGCTCCCTGTGGTTCATTTTGCTGCTGGTGGAATTGTCACGCCTGCAGATGCAGCGCTCATGATGCAGCTGGGTTGTGATGGTGTGTTTGTTGGTTCGGATATATTCAATTGCTCTGATCCTTACAAGAAAGTAAGGGCAATTGTGCAGGCTGTCAGGAACTATAACGATCCCCATATTTTGGCCGCGGCTAGCAGTGGTTTGGAGGAGGCAATGGGTGGTCTAAATCTGAACGAAAACAGGGTCGAGCGATTCGTGAGTGATGAGAACTACTGA
- the LOC107012143 gene encoding mitochondrial arginine transporter BAC2-like, which yields MDFWPEFLASSWGKEFVAGGFGGIAGLISGYPLDSIRVRQQNSKSGSAFNVFRHVVAKEGPLSLYRGMAAPLASVTFQNAMVFQIYATLSQTFDRKVPATDPPSYKGVALGGIAAGAIQSLIISPVELVKIQLQLQSKTNQCNNQVTRLKGPRDVTRRIVSQAGLRGIYRGLTVTLLRDAHSHGLYFWVYEYTKEQLHPGCRKNGQESFQTMLVAGGLAGSVSWISCYPLDVVKTRLQAQSQSKSAKYHGIVDCFRQSVRTEGYGVLWRGVGTTVGRAFLVNGSIFTAYETALRFLCKPQ from the exons ATGGATTTTTGGCCAGAGTTTCTTGCAAGTAGTTGGGGCAAAGAGTTTGTAGCGGGTGGATTTGGAGGAATAGCTGGTCTCATTTCTGGTTATCCTCTCGACAGCATCAGAGTTCGCCAGCAGAATTCCAAGAGTGGTTCTGCTTTCAACGTTTTCCGCCATGTAGTAGCCAAAGAAGGTCCCCTCTCTCTCTACAGGGGCATGGCGGCTCCTCTAGCATCCGTCACTTTTCAG AATGCCATGGTATTTCAGATCTATGCAACCCTATCGCAAACATTTGACAGAAAGGTCCCAGCAACCGATCCACCCTCATACAAAGGAGTGGCTTTGGGTGGCATTGCAGCAGGAGCAATTCAGAGCCTAATCATCAGCCCTGTAGAACTGGTGAAAATACAACTACAATTGCAAAGCAAGACCAATCAGTGCAACAATCAAGTAACTAGACTCAAGGGTCCAAGAGATGTCACAAGAAGAATTGTCAGTCAGGCAGGTTTGAGAGGGATCTATCGAGGATTAACCGTAACACTCCTCAGAGATGCACACTCTCACGGACTATATTTCTGGGTATATGAGTATACTAAGGAGCAACTTCATCCTGGCTGTCGCAAGAATGGTCAAGAGAGCTTCCAAACGATGCTCGTAGCAGGTGGTCTTGCAGGGTCTGTTAGCTGGATAAGCTGCTACCCCTTAGATGTTGTTAAGACCAGACTCCAAGCTCAATCACAGTCTAAATCTGCAAAATACCATGGTATTGTTGATTGCTTCAGGCAAAGCGTAAGAACAGAGGGATACGGTGTGCTTTGGCGAGGCGTTGGAACTACAGTTGGCAGAGCATTCCTAGTGAATGGGTCTATATTCACTGCATATGAAACTGCCCTGAGGTTCCTTTGCAAGCCacaatga